The sequence below is a genomic window from Nitrospiria bacterium.
GATAGGAAAATAAAAAGTAAAATTCTTTTTTTCAATTACAATATCCCCGGGAAGTTTTCCAATCCATGGAACCTTACCGAAAAACAAAAATCCAAGCCCCAATAACAGGAAAAAGGCCCCTAAAAAAATCAGGATCTTTCCAATTTGATTCAATTCTTGCACGTTAAATCGTTCAGGGGGAAAATTAGAAAAGAATCTTAACAGGGAGAGGGTGGATGAATCAAGTGCTCAGCAATTTGTATAGCATTCAAGGCCGCTCCTTTTCTCAAATTGTCAGAAACCACCCATAGGTTGATTCCATTGGGAACAGAAGGGTCCTCTCGAACGCGCCCCACAAACACCTCGTCTTTTCCACTGGCCTGAACCGGGAACGGATAAACATTTTTCTTGATATCATCCCAGACTATAATTCCGGGAAAAGAAGACAACAGGGCTCGGACCTCATTGGCGGAAAGGGGATGATCCAACTCTAAGTTGATCGACTCTGAATGGCCCCGAAATACGGGGACCCTGACTGTGGTCGCCGATATGCCAATGGAAGAATCGCTTAAAATTTTATGGGTCTCATTTACCATTTTCAATTCCTCTTTCGTGTATCCTCCTTCAATAAACTCATCAATATGGGGAAGACAATTAAAGGCAATTTGATAGGGATACACGGTTGAGGTCATCTCCGAAAACCCCAACAGGGCACGGGTTTGGTTCAAAAGTTCATCCATCGCCTCCTTGCCGGTTCCGGAGACCGATTGAAAAGTGGTGACCACAATTCGTTTAATACGGGCCGCATCATGAATCGGTTTTAGTGCCATCACCATCTGGATGGTAGAACAATTTGGATTGGCAATGATTCCCTGATGCCCTTTTAGAGCATCGGGGTTGACCTCAGGAACCACCAGGGGAACATTGGGGTCCATTCGAAATGCGCTACTGTTATCAATAACCACTGCCCCGGCTTTTACCGCCACCGGGGCATACTGCTGGCTTAACTTTGCCCCGGCGGAAAACAGGGCAATATCAATTCCGTTGAATGAATCGGAACTCACGGTTTGGACAGTGGCTTTTTTATTTTGGAATATAAGGGAATTTCCTTCAGATCGCTCCGAGGCAAATACAAGAAGCTGTTCAACGGGAAAGGATCTCTCCTCCAATATTTCCACCATTTCGTTCCCCACCGCCCCGGTAGCACCCAAAATACCTACCACATATTTATCTTTTTTCTTCATTCCCTTTAAATAACCTCTTTATTGAATAACACCCTACCTGGACCCGGTCGTGAAAACAGAGCGGAAGGGAACATCGTCTAATTCATCCCCATTTGCATCTATGATCGCAAAAAGGCTAATTTGATAAACCGCGTTGGGTTTTAAACGATTGGAAGGTTTAAACTGAAGTGTTTTAGGGTTGGGCCAGGAAAACACACCCGATATATGGACCGGATTTCCATCGGCATCAGTGGCTCCCCTCTGATCCAAAAGAAAATCCTCCGAAATTTCGGGATCCATCTCCCGATTAAACTGAATGCTAATCACCAAATTGTCGAGTTCCTTTACTTCTTCGGCATACCCAGGAACTGTTTTCAAAATTTTGATTTCGGAAGCGCTCACGGGAGAAACCCCCAACACACCCCCAAAAACAGACACCATTACAACTACACACCCCATTAAAAACCCTTTTCTCATTTTTACCCTCCCTTAATCGCTCCGCAGATTAGGTCCCCCATCTCGCGAGTCCCGACCATTTTAAAGCCCGGGGTAAAAATATCCTGAGTTCGAAATCCTTCCTCTAACACACGGGAAACTGCCCCTTCCATGAGGGCTGCGGCATCCTCGTTTTGAAAAGAATAGCGAAACATCATGGCCCCGGATAAAATAGTGGCAATGGGATTAGCTTTATCCTGTCCGGCAAGATCAGGGGCACTTCCATGAATCGGCTCATACATTCCCCGCCTCATGCCCCCCTTTCCCCTACCTCGCAGCTCCCCCAGACTCGCAGAAGGTAACATTCCGATGGACCCGGTTAACATCGCAGCCTCATCACTTAAAATATCTCCAAAGAGGTTCGTGGTGACAACCACATCAAACTGTTTGGGATTCCGAACCAATTGCATGGCGCAATTATCAACATACATGTGGTTCAATTCCACGTCAGGATAATCGTGATGAACCTCAATGACCACTTTCCGCCATAACTCGCTGGATTCTAATACATTGGCCTTATCAACAGATGTAAGCCGTTTTTTTCGAATCCTCGCCAATTCAAAAGCCACTTGAGCAATCCGGACAATCTCCTTAGTGGTGTAAACCTCCGTGTTTATCCCTTTTTCACCACCCCTAAACGGTATTATCCCTCTGGGTTTTCCAAAATAAATCCCGCCGGTCAACTCACGAACCACCAAGAGATCAATTCCTTCCACTACCTCCGGCTTTAAGGCAGATGCTTCTGATAATATCGGGAAAAGTTGAGCAGGTCTTAAATTCGCAAATAAACCCAGTTTTTCGCGAAGGCTTAAAAGCGCCCTTTCGGGCCGGATGGAATAATCCAACCCTTCCCACTTAGGTCCTCCCACCGCTCCTAAAAGAACCGCATCCGCGGATTGAGCCAGCTTTAGGGTTTCACCGGGAAGAGGATTCCCACCCTGATCAATGGCCGCTCCTCCCACAAGAGCCTCCTCAAAATCAAAAACCAGACCATAAAGGCCAGCCACATAATCCAGGGCTTTGATGGCCTGAGGAACGATTTCAGGCCCGATACCATCCCCTGGTAAAACAGCAATTTTAAAAACTTTCTTTGAAGACATGATTCAGATATTCCATCCCTTAGGTTTTAACATCTTTAGCAACAAGGGTTTCTCCTTCAAGACCATAGGTAACCACCACACGGGTATTGACCTTGATCTGATCCAATATTTTCTTAGACGCTCCAAACGTTATTTCTATTCGGGTTTCTGCATCAATAATAGAAAAAGTTTTTGCCTCCAAATCCACTTTTTGAACCATACCTACGTGTTTATCGGGCCCCATGGCTTTGCAGGCCCACACAAGTGTTGTAGAGCCGCTCCAAAGCAAGCCAAAAAAAACGCCTGCAAATACAAGGGATTTTATCTTGTTCATGGTTTCCTCCTTGCTCCGTTAAATATTTATAAATTACTCCTTAAACCTGTGATTTGTCAATGGAAGAGGCCCATACAAAGCATCCTTAAGGAAAAACAAAACGCCTTTTCCCCTTAGGGTTCCTCCCCCTTGAAGTTTTTCTTTACATTCAGGTTCTAAGAAGGCTATTTTGAAGATTCTCTAAAAGTTGGGATTTTATATTTTCATCCGCCAGAAGGACACTTCAAATGACTAAAGGAAAAAAAATGGCCCGGTTGTCAAATTCAGTTTCCCCAAAAGAATATCAAATCAAGGTATCCATTCACCCTGAACAAGGAATTTTTTCGGGAAGGGTTCAAATATTATTGCATTTCAATGAGCCGGTTCGCTTCATCACCCTTCATGCTCAGGACCTGGAAATTGGACAGGCCCGCATTGAATTCGAAAAAAAAGACCGTTTCATTAATCCTCAATTGGACCCAACCAACACCACGGTGCGCTTTGATCTTCCAAACGAATTCACAGAAAAGTCCGGTGTATTGGAAATCCCGTTTTCTGGAAAAATAAACCAGCAAATGAAAGGATTATATCAGGCAAAAGCGAAAATAGAGGGGACCGAAGAAAAATATGCCTTTACCCATTTTGAGCCTACCGATGCAAGGCGGTTTTTTCCCTGCTTTGATGAACCGGGGTATAAGGCGACATTTCAGGTCACAGCAACCGCACCCGCCCATTTGGCCATTCTCTCCAATATGCCGGCTGGGAAAGAAACCATTGAAAAAGAAATGAAAACCGTTGAATTTGAAACCACTCCCGTGATGTCCACCTATCTTCTCGCCCTCGGTGTTGGACGATTGGTCTCTAAAACTCAAACCATTGCCGGGACACAGGTCTCCATATGGGCCTTGGAAAAAGATATTCACCTCAGCGATTTCGCAATGGAAGTCACTGAGGGTGTTCTTCCTTTACTCAATGAGTATTTTGATATGCCCTATCCCTATCCCAAACTCGATTTGATCTCCGTTCCTGATTTTGCCATGGGGGCTATGGAAAACTGGGGAGCCATTTTTTTCCGGGATTCCTGTCTATTGGTTGATAAAGCATCCTCTTCAACCAAGGCCAAGCGGAGAGTGGCCAATGTGATCACACACGAAATTGTTCATCAATGGTTCGGGAATCTCGTCACCATGGCGTGGTGGGATGATCTTTGGCTCAATGAAGCCTTTGCCACTTGGCTGGCTTGCAAAATCGTGGATCAATGGTCTCCCCAGTGGCGGTCCTGGGAGGAATTTCAGCAGGAAAAAGCCGTTCCACTGGAATTGGATGCCCTCGATAACTCCCGTGCCATCATATCGGAAGTAGGATCTTCAGCAGAGATTGAGGCCATGTTTGATCCCCTCACCTATGAAAAAGGGGCAGCGGTTTTGAGAATGTTTGAACATTATCTAAAGGAAGAACCTTTTAGAGCAGGCATTCGAAGTTATATGAAACGATTCCAATTTCAAAATACAGTAGCGGATGACCTTTGGAAAGAATTAGAAGCGGCATCAAACCAACCTGTCAGGACATTGGCAAAAGATTGGCTCACCCAGCCCGGTTATCCCATTGTAGCCGTTAAACCAGTTTCTCAGAAGGAAAGAACCTTTCAGTTTCAT
It includes:
- a CDS encoding M1 family metallopeptidase, with product MTKGKKMARLSNSVSPKEYQIKVSIHPEQGIFSGRVQILLHFNEPVRFITLHAQDLEIGQARIEFEKKDRFINPQLDPTNTTVRFDLPNEFTEKSGVLEIPFSGKINQQMKGLYQAKAKIEGTEEKYAFTHFEPTDARRFFPCFDEPGYKATFQVTATAPAHLAILSNMPAGKETIEKEMKTVEFETTPVMSTYLLALGVGRLVSKTQTIAGTQVSIWALEKDIHLSDFAMEVTEGVLPLLNEYFDMPYPYPKLDLISVPDFAMGAMENWGAIFFRDSCLLVDKASSSTKAKRRVANVITHEIVHQWFGNLVTMAWWDDLWLNEAFATWLACKIVDQWSPQWRSWEEFQQEKAVPLELDALDNSRAIISEVGSSAEIEAMFDPLTYEKGAAVLRMFEHYLKEEPFRAGIRSYMKRFQFQNTVADDLWKELEAASNQPVRTLAKDWLTQPGYPIVAVKPVSQKERTFQFHQKKFSAHGDAKIQKGFWSIPLVVHYKDSTGIHKHRFLMQEENIQQTLPGNGPVAWVYPNGEEAGFLRIQLEKNLWKNLLSSAQTSLNAAERVGLINHTWAVVSSNVSPIDDFMETLSAFKGDSTRVVVEMLSSYLEELTERFLEKETRPLMGRYVKNLINPVWEKLGWEGKKDEDDEVRLARNSVIWTLGYVVGPQELIKQIEDKLKKFHSNPSTLDPILVDTVVRLGARNGDEALFKEYQTRFKQAQTPEERDRYLIALSDFQAPELANRLMEMTLSDAVRGQDLWRPYRYLFPNPVHQEATWTFIKTHWQNIKEKTGPIGAHRIIQCTKALWREDWHKEVASFFKQPENQIESAVKVLDQTLEFIELGIKFKAAQQERLIKWLKNF
- the leuB gene encoding 3-isopropylmalate dehydrogenase, with amino-acid sequence MSSKKVFKIAVLPGDGIGPEIVPQAIKALDYVAGLYGLVFDFEEALVGGAAIDQGGNPLPGETLKLAQSADAVLLGAVGGPKWEGLDYSIRPERALLSLREKLGLFANLRPAQLFPILSEASALKPEVVEGIDLLVVRELTGGIYFGKPRGIIPFRGGEKGINTEVYTTKEIVRIAQVAFELARIRKKRLTSVDKANVLESSELWRKVVIEVHHDYPDVELNHMYVDNCAMQLVRNPKQFDVVVTTNLFGDILSDEAAMLTGSIGMLPSASLGELRGRGKGGMRRGMYEPIHGSAPDLAGQDKANPIATILSGAMMFRYSFQNEDAAALMEGAVSRVLEEGFRTQDIFTPGFKMVGTREMGDLICGAIKGG
- a CDS encoding aspartate-semialdehyde dehydrogenase, whose product is MKKKDKYVVGILGATGAVGNEMVEILEERSFPVEQLLVFASERSEGNSLIFQNKKATVQTVSSDSFNGIDIALFSAGAKLSQQYAPVAVKAGAVVIDNSSAFRMDPNVPLVVPEVNPDALKGHQGIIANPNCSTIQMVMALKPIHDAARIKRIVVTTFQSVSGTGKEAMDELLNQTRALLGFSEMTSTVYPYQIAFNCLPHIDEFIEGGYTKEELKMVNETHKILSDSSIGISATTVRVPVFRGHSESINLELDHPLSANEVRALLSSFPGIIVWDDIKKNVYPFPVQASGKDEVFVGRVREDPSVPNGINLWVVSDNLRKGAALNAIQIAEHLIHPPSPC
- a CDS encoding Ig-like domain-containing protein, which produces MRKGFLMGCVVVMVSVFGGVLGVSPVSASEIKILKTVPGYAEEVKELDNLVISIQFNREMDPEISEDFLLDQRGATDADGNPVHISGVFSWPNPKTLQFKPSNRLKPNAVYQISLFAIIDANGDELDDVPFRSVFTTGSR
- a CDS encoding DUF2905 domain-containing protein, with protein sequence MQELNQIGKILIFLGAFFLLLGLGFLFFGKVPWIGKLPGDIVIEKKNFTFYFPITTGILFSLLLSLILWIMSRK